Proteins from a genomic interval of Apteryx mantelli isolate bAptMan1 chromosome 5, bAptMan1.hap1, whole genome shotgun sequence:
- the HAND2 gene encoding heart- and neural crest derivatives-expressed protein 2, with product MSLVGGFPHHPVVHHEGYPFAAAAAAAAAAATRCGHEENPYFHGWLISSHPEMSPPDYSMALSYSPEYANGAPGMDHSHYGGVPPGNGPPGLGGPRPVKRRGTANRKERRRTQSINSAFAELRECIPNVPADTKLSKIKTLRLATSYIAYLMDLLAKDDQNGEAEAFKAEIKKTDVKEEKRKKELNEILKSTVSSNDKKTKGRTGWPQHVWALELKQ from the exons ATGAGTTTAGTGGGCGGCTTCCCCCACCACCCGGTGGTGCACCATGAGGGCTACcccttcgccgccgccgccgctgccgccgccgccgccgccacccgctGCGGCCACGAGGAGAACCCCTACTTCCACGGCTGGCTCATCAGCAGCCACCCGGAGATGTCCCCCCCCGACTACAGCATGGCTCTGTCCTACAGCCCCGAGTACGCCAACGGGGCGCCGGGCATGGACCACTCCCATTACGGGGGGGTGCCGCCCGGGAACGGCCCGCCCGGGCTCGGGGGGCCCCGGCCGGTGAAGCGCAGGGGCACGGCGAACCGCAAGGAGCGGCGCAGGACTCAGAGCATCAACAGCGCCTTCGCGGAGCTGCGCGAGTGCATCCCCAACGTGCCCGCCGACACCAAGCTCTCCAAGATCAAAACCCTCCGCCTGGCCACGAGCTACATCGCCTACCTCATGGACCTGCTAGCGAAAGACGACCAGAACGGGGAGGCGGAGGCCTTCAAGGCAGAGATCAAGAAGACAGACgtgaaggaggagaagaggaagaaagagctg AATGAAATCTTGAAAAGCACAGTTAGCAGCAACGATAAGAAAACCAAAGGGAGGACTGGCTGGCCGCAGCATGTCTGGGCTTTGGAGCTcaagcagtga